A segment of the Pseudoalteromonas sp. DL-6 genome:
GGGATGTTACTGCTAGCCGCCAGAACTCAGGTTATTTATATTTGGCGGCATTTTTCTATGTGCTGTGTTATTTTGAGTTATAAATAATAACTTGAGAATTATAATGACGACTTTATTGGTTTGCGCCTTAATTGCAGTGATCATGCCTTATGTTGCGAGAATCCCAGCGATTATAGAAATGAATAAGCTCGGTGGTTACGATAATAAACATCCGCGGCAACAACAAACACAACTTACAGGACTCGGAGCACGGGCGCTGGCTGCTCATCAAAACTGTTTTGAATCGTTAGCGGTTTTTGCCGTTGCTTTGGCTGCTGTATTAGGCACAAACAATGTTAATGCCGTAACCGAAACTTTAGCGATGACGCATATTGTAGCGCGTATTTTATTTTGTACTTTTTATTATTTAAACCTCGATATTATTCGCTCGAT
Coding sequences within it:
- a CDS encoding MAPEG family protein — encoded protein: MTTLLVCALIAVIMPYVARIPAIIEMNKLGGYDNKHPRQQQTQLTGLGARALAAHQNCFESLAVFAVALAAVLGTNNVNAVTETLAMTHIVARILFCTFYYLNLDIIRSITWLVGIGTAIGMIAVSL